AACGGACAACTAATTCAGCACTGCGGTAACCTTTTCTGCTGCATCTTTAAGACTTTTTGCAACTTCAAAGTTTAACCCCGAAGTAGCCAGCAATTCGCGGGCTTCTATTGCATTGGTACCTTCAAGCCGAACAACGATTGGCATGGTAATCTGAACTTCTTTTACCGCATCAATTACACCCTGGGCTACACGATCGCACCGCACAATTCCGCCAAATATATTAATGAGGATTGCTTTTACATTTGGGTCTGAAAGAATGATTTTAAATCCATTTGATACCGTTTCCTTATTAGCACTTCCGCCAACATCAAGAAAGTTTGCCGGCTCACCACCTGCAAGTTTAATAATGTCCATTGTTGCCATCGCAAGTCCTGCACCGTTAACCATACAGCCAACGTTGCCATCAAGTTTAATGTAGTTAAGATTGTATTTGGAAGCTTCAATTTCCAATGGATCTTCTTCATCCAGGTCTCGCATAGCTACAAGTTCCGGATGTCGATAGAGCGCATTGTCATCGAAATTCATTTTAGCATCAAGTGCAATCACTTCTCCAGCTTTTGTAACTACTAAAGGATTTATCTCCGCCAGCGATGCATCAGTTGCTTCATAAGCTTTGTAAAGTGCCATTAAAAACTTTACAGCATTTTTATTTTGGTTTTCTGTTAATCCAAGTCCAAAAGCAAGATTTCTTGCCTGATAAACCTGCAATCCCACTTCAGGTTCAATTGTTTCTTTCAAAATCTTTTCTGGATTTTCAGCAGCAACTTTTTCAATTTCTACTCCGCCTTCTGTGGAAACCATCAACACATTTTTAGATTTAGCACGATCTAAAGTAATTCCAACATAAAGTTCGCGGTCGATGTCTATTCCTTGTTCAATTAAAAGACGTTTAACTGTTTTACCTTCGGGACCAGTTTGGTGAGTTATTAAATTCATTCCCAATATCTGGCTCGCCAATTCTTTTACTTCATCGATACTTCTTGCAAGCTTAACACCGCCGCCTTTACCGCGTCCGCCGGCGTGAATCTGCGCCTTAACTACCCAGATGCTTCCACCAATTTCCTGCGCTGCCTGCACTGCTTCTTCTATTGAAAAAGCTACTTTTCCGGTTGGAACTGGCACATTAAATTTTCTTAAAATTTCTTTTGCCTGATATTCGTGAATTTTCATATATGTTTTCCTTGCTGATTTTCGGTAGAAATGAATTACAAAATTATTCCACACCTAAAGTTATTATTTTTTGATGTAATATTAAAATAGGAAAGAAGAATTACCAAAAGAAAATGCCAGAAGAAATCTGGCATTTTGGTATAAAGAATTTTTTTAAGAAAATTTACTTTATCACTAACATTTTCTTAGTTGAAACAAAATTACTTGTTCTAAGTTGATAGAAATATATTCCGCATGAAAAGTGACTGAAATGAATTCTATTCCAGAAACTTTTCTTATTATTTTATTGAATGAATGTATTTATCGTGTGTCGGGATAATTATCTTATTATTTATTATCGCAGGTGATGAACTAGAAGATTCACCTATAATGTTTTTCATTGACCAAATAATATCACCATCACTATTAATTTTATTTAAATCAAAATTACCGTGGTGGGCATAATCTTTAGCAAAATAAATGTAGTTATCTTTATCGCATATTAATGCAAGTGCAGAAGATGCCATAAGATTTTTCTTCCATCGTATTTTTCCAGTATAATCAATAGAGTATAATGTATCCGAGCCAAAATAAATGTTACCTTTATGATCCATCGTTGGCTCTGGATGTGATGGTAACATAGGCTCACCACTAAATTTATAAAATTGATTATGCTGAATAAACCATCTGATTTTTCCTGAGGTATTGATAGAAAAAAATGCCGGGTTTCCAGAAATAGTATTTATATCACTAGTCGTTAAATAAATATTTCCATCATTATCTATCAAAGGTGCAGCACCTCCAGTATTCATTTCACCAAATGACCATTTAACCATTTTGGTAAATAAATCAATTGCAATGATACCAGTATTTGTTCCCGATACATATAACGTTCCTCCATCAGGTGAAATAGATGTGGGAGTTCCGCTAACAAATCTATAATCAATTAAGCTCCATTTCAAATTACCATCTTTTCCTAAAGCATATAATTTATTACCAGAATCTATAAAATATAATGTCCCATCTTTCCCAATATTTAATCCGTCATTATCGATAGTATTATCTGCCGCAAACTTCCATTTAATTTTACCTGTTGGTTCGATGCCATAAACATAAGGTGGGTAGATAATATAAATTGTTCCATCGTTTGATATAACGGGTGTTGTTAACGTTTGATGTCCCAATTCTAATTTCCATTTGATTTTACCATTGAAACTAATTGCTCTTAGAAAACGAGTATCGGAAATATAAATAGTGGAATCGATTCCAACTGCGCTCCCACTGTGTAAATCCAAGCTGTCTAGGGTCCACTCGATAACTCCTGACAATGCGCCCACTTGATCGCCTCTTCCTGTCGATTGAGGATCGTGATGGTTCATTGGCCAGGGAGAATCTGCAAGGCTGGGCCAGGGAATATCCTGCTGGTATCCTGGCGGTAACTCCTGCGGTTTAGTTCCTTCGTCTTTACAACCAATAAGTGAGAAGAGAAAAGTAATAAGTAAAAGAAATAACTTTTTCATTTTTGTACGCATTAAATTCAAAAGCAAGATAAAAATTTTAAAAGATAACACAGGACAACTTGAAATCTTCTTAAAAAAATCCTCTCCCTTGGGGAGAGCCTGCCTGGCCGACAGGCAGGTATTTAGGAGTAGGCTTATATTTTTTCGCTTATAGCTTTTGCCTGCTGGAAGAGAAGCAAATAATCTCTTCCGCCGGCTTTACTGTCGGTTCCGCTCATATTAAATCCACCAAATGGATTTCCGCCAACCAATGCTCCTGTACATTTTCTGTTTAAGTATAAGTTGCCAACAAAGAATTCCTTCTTTGCTCTTTCTAATTTTGTTCTGTTCTTTGTATAAATAGCTCCCGTTAAACCGTAGTTTGTATTGTTTGCAATTTTTAATGCGTCATCAAAGTTTTTTACTTTAATTACTGCAAGCACAGGACCGAAAATTTCTTCCTGGGAAATTCTTGCCATTGGATCAACATCAACAATAACCGTAGGTTTAATGTAGTATCCGTTTCCTTCAACCTTTTCACCACCGCATAAAAGTTTGCCTTCCTGTTTACCTATTTCAATGTACTTTAAAATTGTTCTTTCAGCGGAGGCGCCAATCACGGGACCAGCAGGATAATTATCTTTAGCAGGACCAACTTTAATTTTATCAACTTCTTCTTTCAGCTTTACAATAAATTTATCATATACTTTTGCATCAACAATTACTCTGGAACAGGCTGAGCATTTTTGCCCTTGGAAACCATATGCTGAAGCAACAACACCGCTAACTGCGTTATCAAGATTCTTAACTTCACTATCAACAATAATGCTGTCCTTACCACCCATTTCAGCCACAACTCGTTTCAACCATTTTTGTCCTGGCTGAACTTCTGCTGCCAATTTATTTATATGAATTCCAACTTCCATTGAACCAGTAAAGGAAATGAAACGTGTAAGCGGATGAGCAACCAAAGTATCTCCAACTTCAGCACCAGAGCCTGGCATAAAGTTAAGAACTCCACCAGGTAATCCAGCTTGTTTCATTATTTCAAAAAATAATTGTCCCATCATCGGCGTATCGCTTGATGGTTTGAGAACAATAGTATTTCCTGTAACAATAGCGGCTGATGACATTCCAACTAAAATAGCAAATGGAAAATTCCAGGGAGGAACAACTACGCCAACTCCAAGCGGTAAATAAACCAATTCATTCTTTTCACCTTTAATTGGAGTGATTGGTTGTTTAGCGGCATAGCGGAGCATTTCTCTTGCGTAAAATTCCATAAAGTCGATTGCTTCTGCTGTATCTGCATCAGCTTCAATAAAATTTTTGCCAGCTTCAATAATCATCCAGGCATTAATTTCAAATCTTCTTTTCTTAGCTATTTGCGCAGCCTTCATTAAAATTTCAACTCTCTTTTCGGCTGGAACATATTTCCATTGTTCAAATTTCTTTGCGGCTTCTTTAACAGCAAAATCAGCAAGTTCTTTTGTACCTTTATAAAAATTAGCAACAACTTCATCTTTGTTAGAAGGATTAAATGAAGTAAGAGTTTGCTCGGTTATTATCTTCTTTCCGCCAATAACGATTTCATAAGTCTTGCCTAATTTTTTCTGGACAAGTTTAAGTGCATCAATTTGTTTCTTGTAAATTTTGGGATCGCCAAAGTTACAGATTGGTTCGTTTTTGAATGGTGTCAATTTCATTTTTTAGTCTCCAATATTTCTTTTTTGCTGGATTAAAATTGTTTAAAATTAGCTCATTTGGTATTGATTAGCAATTTGAAAAAGATGATGGAAATAATTTATCCGAGCGGAGTTTTTATGAAAACAAAATGGAAGTGAAAAAGAGGTTTCGTATAAAGTAAAAACGTCAGAGGTTAAACGAAAGAAGTTGAACGAGAGATGTTAATTCCTAAATAACTATCCTAATCTCAAATCTATCGGCTCACATTTCTAATTTTATTAGACATTACTTTTTCTTTTCAATAAAAAAAGAATCGGAAATTCCTTTGTTAACTTTATAGTCAGAATACGTAATTAGCACCATTCCTTTTTCTTTAGTTTTAGGAGAATCTTTTTTTTCTACTTCAATTTTCTTTTGGCGGGGATCCTGGAAGTTTGACTTTGGCAGCTCAAAGTAAAACTTAATTGTGCTTGGTAACGGATATGAAATATTCTCGTCGTACTTCAATTCAATCTGGCTTGTACCACCGCGCTTACCTACAGATTCAACTTTCCTAACAAGATTTTTTTGATTATCGATCCATAACTTTGAAAGAACTACATCCGAACTATCCGTATTGGGAATAACTTTAACAACAGCTACATCTTTCCCATCCAACTTTTCATATCCAACAAAAAGCGCACTGTAGTTTTGGTTCAACAACCCGGTAGGCGAAAAGTTATATGCTCTTCTTGGCAGCATAGCAAATTCCTTTGAATCCATTTTAACTTTATTGGGCTGCTTAAAATAAATTGTTGCTTTCATATCAGGGACTTTTATAAAATCAACATCAACTTTAATATTGGCAGTAACCGAGTAATCTTTAACTCGATTGAAATTTTCTTTTACCTTGTTTAAAATTGCATTGGGATCTTTGGTTTGGGAATAAAGACTTGCAGTTAAAATGAAGGTGAATAGAATTATTTTTTTCATAATATCAACTCAAAATATCTTTTCTTAAAAATATGAATAACGTAATTAAATAAAATCCTAAAACATGTCCGCCTAACACCAGGGAATCTTTTATCAATGCTTGCTTATCAATTGGATCATCAAAAAAAGATAACCAACCAGCCATATAATTGGTAAACAGGTATGGTTTTATTGATGTAAAAATATCAACTTGAATTACAGAAATAATCATAAAGACAATCAGAACCGCCATGGTTGCCACAATTGGACCGATAGCATTTTCAACTAAAGAGGAAAATAAAAATGCGAGTGAAACTACCACAGTCATGCTTAAAACACCAAAGCCATATGCAGCAAAGAAGCGCCACAGCACATCATTCTGAGAAAGGACGATTATCTGTCCCTTAAAAACGAAAAGTACGCCTGTCCCAAAAAATAAAACACCAAGTCCAAGACTAGTAACAGCTAACCACAGAAGTAATAAAATTGTTGTAACTATTCCTGCCAGAAATTTTGAAGTAACAATCTGAAACCTGGAAACCGGACGAGTGATTAACATTCGGTAAGTGCCGCTGGTTGCTTCACCGGCAAGCAGATCGCCACCAACTAAGACAATTAAAAATGGAATATGAACAAACAAACTTTGAAGAACTATGTACCCAATAAAATATCCGTTTAAAATGTTGCCCGAAAAAACAAAATTTTCTGTTATGTTTCTTGGAGCAAAATTTGAACCGCTCTGCTGTGCAAGATAAAACGAAAGATGAATTAAAGGAACAAGAACACCAATAGCAATAAATCCAATATAGGTTCGCCACTTTCTAAAAATTTTATATAGCTCGATAGATATCAATTGAAACATCACTAATTTCCTTCGGTTATTGTTAGAAAGTATTCTTCAAGCGATCTAATGGGTACAACTGCATTTACTAAAATGTTATTTTGAACCAGGTATTTATTGAGTTCAGGAATTTCATCTTTTATTACATTGAAGAACATTGCTGATTCTGTATTTGAGTATAATTTTTCTTTCCACCCCGAGTTATTAATAAGTTTCATAGTTTCTTCTATGCTATCAACTTCAATCTTTACTTTT
The Ignavibacteriales bacterium DNA segment above includes these coding regions:
- the sucC gene encoding ADP-forming succinate--CoA ligase subunit beta; amino-acid sequence: MKIHEYQAKEILRKFNVPVPTGKVAFSIEEAVQAAQEIGGSIWVVKAQIHAGGRGKGGGVKLARSIDEVKELASQILGMNLITHQTGPEGKTVKRLLIEQGIDIDRELYVGITLDRAKSKNVLMVSTEGGVEIEKVAAENPEKILKETIEPEVGLQVYQARNLAFGLGLTENQNKNAVKFLMALYKAYEATDASLAEINPLVVTKAGEVIALDAKMNFDDNALYRHPELVAMRDLDEEDPLEIEASKYNLNYIKLDGNVGCMVNGAGLAMATMDIIKLAGGEPANFLDVGGSANKETVSNGFKIILSDPNVKAILINIFGGIVRCDRVAQGVIDAVKEVQITMPIVVRLEGTNAIEARELLATSGLNFEVAKSLKDAAEKVTAVLN
- the pruA gene encoding L-glutamate gamma-semialdehyde dehydrogenase, with the translated sequence MKLTPFKNEPICNFGDPKIYKKQIDALKLVQKKLGKTYEIVIGGKKIITEQTLTSFNPSNKDEVVANFYKGTKELADFAVKEAAKKFEQWKYVPAEKRVEILMKAAQIAKKRRFEINAWMIIEAGKNFIEADADTAEAIDFMEFYAREMLRYAAKQPITPIKGEKNELVYLPLGVGVVVPPWNFPFAILVGMSSAAIVTGNTIVLKPSSDTPMMGQLFFEIMKQAGLPGGVLNFMPGSGAEVGDTLVAHPLTRFISFTGSMEVGIHINKLAAEVQPGQKWLKRVVAEMGGKDSIIVDSEVKNLDNAVSGVVASAYGFQGQKCSACSRVIVDAKVYDKFIVKLKEEVDKIKVGPAKDNYPAGPVIGASAERTILKYIEIGKQEGKLLCGGEKVEGNGYYIKPTVIVDVDPMARISQEEIFGPVLAVIKVKNFDDALKIANNTNYGLTGAIYTKNRTKLERAKKEFFVGNLYLNRKCTGALVGGNPFGGFNMSGTDSKAGGRDYLLLFQQAKAISEKI
- a CDS encoding PQQ-binding-like beta-propeller repeat protein, translated to MKKLFLLLITFLFSLIGCKDEGTKPQELPPGYQQDIPWPSLADSPWPMNHHDPQSTGRGDQVGALSGVIEWTLDSLDLHSGSAVGIDSTIYISDTRFLRAISFNGKIKWKLELGHQTLTTPVISNDGTIYIIYPPYVYGIEPTGKIKWKFAADNTIDNDGLNIGKDGTLYFIDSGNKLYALGKDGNLKWSLIDYRFVSGTPTSISPDGGTLYVSGTNTGIIAIDLFTKMVKWSFGEMNTGGAAPLIDNDGNIYLTTSDINTISGNPAFFSINTSGKIRWFIQHNQFYKFSGEPMLPSHPEPTMDHKGNIYFGSDTLYSIDYTGKIRWKKNLMASSALALICDKDNYIYFAKDYAHHGNFDLNKINSDGDIIWSMKNIIGESSSSSPAIINNKIIIPTHDKYIHSIK
- a CDS encoding ABC transporter permease subunit; the encoded protein is MFQLISIELYKIFRKWRTYIGFIAIGVLVPLIHLSFYLAQQSGSNFAPRNITENFVFSGNILNGYFIGYIVLQSLFVHIPFLIVLVGGDLLAGEATSGTYRMLITRPVSRFQIVTSKFLAGIVTTILLLLWLAVTSLGLGVLFFGTGVLFVFKGQIIVLSQNDVLWRFFAAYGFGVLSMTVVVSLAFLFSSLVENAIGPIVATMAVLIVFMIISVIQVDIFTSIKPYLFTNYMAGWLSFFDDPIDKQALIKDSLVLGGHVLGFYLITLFIFLRKDILS